The following are encoded in a window of Carya illinoinensis cultivar Pawnee chromosome 15, C.illinoinensisPawnee_v1, whole genome shotgun sequence genomic DNA:
- the LOC122296875 gene encoding LEAF RUST 10 DISEASE-RESISTANCE LOCUS RECEPTOR-LIKE PROTEIN KINASE-like 2.5 has protein sequence MTNFFRDQLGQGGYGCVYKGKLQDGSFVAVKVLKESKGDGEEFINEVTSISRTSHVNIVTLRGFCFESSKRALIYDFMPNGSLEKFIYQKAPPKVDHHQLGWETLYMIAVSIARGLEYLHRDCNTQILHFDIKPHNILLDKNFCPKISDFGLAKICPREKSIISVVGARGTVGYIAPDVFCRNFGGVSHKSNVYSYGMMVLEIVGGTNNIDDETDHTSETYFPHWIYKHLELDKELWMQGIINEEDEQNIKKMLIVGLCCIQTDPSNHPAMSRVVDMLEGSHDSLQIPPKPFLSSPSRPLGDSSTTVALHYDSIIS, from the coding sequence atgaccAACTTCTTCAGAGATCAATTAGGCCAAGGAGGCTATGGTTGTGTCTACAAGGGAAAGTTGCAAGATGGCTCTTTTGTAGCAGtgaaagttttgaaagaatCAAAAGGAGATGGAGAGGAATTCATTAACGAGGTTACGAGCATTAGTAGAACCTCCCATGTCAACATTGTTACTCTTAGAGGCTTTTGCTTTGAGAGTTCTAAAAGAGCTCTAATCTATGACTTTATGCCTAATGGATCTCTCGAGAAGTTCATATACCAAAAAGCCCCACCAAAAGTTGATCATCATCAATTGGGATGGGAAACATTATACATGATTGCAGTTAGCATAGCTCGAGGATTAGAGTACTTACACAGAGATTGTAACACACAAATCTTGCATTTTGACATTAAGCCTCACAACATTCTTCTGGATAAGAACTTCTGTCCAAAGATTTCTGATTTTGGCCTTGCAAAAATATGCCCTAGAGAAAAAAGTATCATATCAGTGGTGGGTGCAAGAGGCACCGTGGGATATATAGCTCCGGACGTATTTTGTAGAAATTTTGGAGGGGTCTCACATAAATCCAATGTCTATAGCTACGGAATGATGGTTTTAGAAATAGTTGGGGGTACAAATAATATAGATGATGAGACTGATCATACCAGTGAAACATACTTTCCACATTGGATATACAAACACCTTGAACTAGATAAAGAACTATGGATGCAAGGTATCATAAATGAAGAGGACGAACAAAATATAAAGAAGATGCTAATAGTGGGTTTGTGTTGTATACAGACCGATCCGTCAAATCATCCGGCGATGAGTAGAGTTGTGGATATGCTAGAAGGAAGCCACGACTCTTTGCAAATCCCACCGAAGCCTTTTTTGTCTTCCCCATCACGACCTCTAGGTGATTCTTCGACTACAGTGGCTCTCCATTATGATTCTATTATATCCTGA